The following are from one region of the Capsicum annuum cultivar UCD-10X-F1 chromosome 1, UCD10Xv1.1, whole genome shotgun sequence genome:
- the LOC107856234 gene encoding putative B3 domain-containing protein Os04g0347400, giving the protein MARMRNSNGDDSFCFYKILFDPEIEELRIPSDFVKHITEQATEIAFLVGPCGKYWNIELKSNEGGMFIHGGWKNFRMEQHFEGGELLLFNYDGKMTFHVRVFDKNGLER; this is encoded by the exons ATGGCGAGAATGAGAAACAGTAACGGAGATGATAGCTTTTGCTTCTACAAGATTTTGTTTGATCCTGAAATTGAAGAATTG AGAATTCCATCAGATTTTGTGAAACATATAACAGAACAAGCTACAGAAATAGCATTTTTGGTGGGGCCTTGCGGCAAGTATTGGAACATAGAACTAAAATCTAATGAAGGTGGGATGTTCATTCATGGTGGCTGGAAGAATTTTAGGATGGAGCAGCATTTTGAAGGGGGTGAGCTCCTGCTTTTCAATTATGATGGAAAAATGACATTTCATGTACGCGTTTTTGACAAGAATGGACtggagagataa